In the Alkaliphilus oremlandii OhILAs genome, one interval contains:
- the cysS gene encoding cysteine--tRNA ligase — MKLYNTLTRKKEEFIPLEEGKVRMYACGPTVYNYFHIGNARTFMVFDALRRYLIYRGYDVTFVQNFTDVDDKIIRRANEEGVAPEEISERFIKEYFYDAGTLGIEKADIHPKVTENMAEIIAFVAKLVEKGHAYESNGDVYFDVSKYEEYGKLSKQSLEDLQAGARIEINEYKKNPLDFALWKSAKAGEPSWESPWGNGRPGWHIECSAMAKRYLGETIDIHGGGGDLVFPHHENEIAQSEACSGKKFANYWLHVGYLNVDNKKMSKSLNNFFTPREISEEFDLENLRFFMLSAHYRNPINFSRDLLEAAKNGLDRLYTGKNNLEYLLENAAEREVSEEEKNFIHGLQSFKNQFIDAVDDDFNTADGIAVIFDLVREINSHISEKNSKKAVEASYDLLMELTGVLGLLKREAEDLEEEIERLIAERQQARKDKNFALSDKIRDDLKEKGIVLEDTAQGVKWRKL, encoded by the coding sequence TGTGGACCTACAGTATACAACTACTTCCATATAGGAAACGCGAGAACATTCATGGTATTCGATGCTCTCAGAAGATATCTGATCTATAGAGGATACGATGTAACCTTTGTACAGAATTTTACAGATGTAGACGATAAGATCATAAGAAGGGCCAATGAAGAAGGCGTAGCGCCTGAGGAAATCAGCGAACGCTTCATTAAAGAGTATTTCTATGATGCCGGCACCTTGGGAATAGAAAAAGCAGATATTCACCCTAAGGTAACGGAAAATATGGCAGAAATTATAGCCTTTGTTGCAAAGCTGGTGGAGAAGGGCCATGCATACGAGTCCAACGGCGATGTATACTTTGATGTTTCTAAATATGAGGAATATGGAAAACTTTCAAAGCAAAGCCTTGAAGATTTACAAGCGGGTGCTAGAATAGAAATTAATGAGTATAAAAAAAATCCTTTAGATTTTGCTCTTTGGAAGAGTGCAAAAGCAGGTGAACCGAGCTGGGAAAGTCCTTGGGGAAATGGAAGACCGGGCTGGCATATCGAGTGCTCTGCTATGGCAAAAAGATATTTAGGAGAGACCATCGATATTCACGGCGGTGGAGGGGATTTAGTATTCCCCCATCATGAAAATGAAATTGCCCAGAGTGAAGCTTGCTCCGGAAAGAAATTTGCAAACTATTGGCTACATGTAGGATATTTAAACGTGGACAATAAGAAAATGTCAAAATCACTGAACAACTTCTTTACGCCGCGAGAGATCTCGGAAGAGTTTGATTTAGAGAATCTTCGTTTTTTCATGCTTTCCGCTCACTATAGAAATCCGATTAACTTCAGCAGAGACTTATTAGAGGCTGCTAAAAATGGTTTGGACCGACTGTATACAGGTAAAAATAACTTAGAATACCTTTTAGAAAATGCAGCAGAGAGAGAAGTGTCGGAAGAAGAGAAGAATTTTATCCATGGTTTACAGTCTTTTAAAAATCAATTTATAGATGCCGTAGATGACGATTTTAATACGGCTGATGGAATTGCTGTAATTTTTGATTTGGTAAGAGAAATCAATAGTCATATTTCTGAGAAAAATTCAAAAAAAGCGGTGGAGGCGTCCTATGATTTACTGATGGAGTTAACTGGTGTCCTAGGGCTGTTAAAGAGGGAAGCAGAGGATTTAGAGGAAGAGATAGAAAGACTGATTGCGGAGAGACAGCAGGCTAGAAAAGATAAAAACTTTGCACTTTCCGACAAAATTCGAGATGACTTAAAGGAAAAAGGCATTGTATTAGAGGATACGGCGCAAGGTGTTAAATGGCGAAAACTATAG
- a CDS encoding Mini-ribonuclease 3: MDEFIKKMQDHTKVKSEAEARMMAPLVLAYIGDALYEVFIRNYLINEMTVSVNQYHKRATHYVRAKAQSHVVHALESELSEPEWTIVKRGRNQKSATVPKNADLTEYKYATGFEALLGYLFYIGQYDRLHYLMSKAVALINHDLGDQNG; the protein is encoded by the coding sequence ATGGATGAATTTATAAAGAAAATGCAAGATCATACGAAGGTAAAAAGTGAAGCTGAAGCGAGAATGATGGCGCCTCTGGTGCTGGCATACATTGGTGACGCTCTATATGAAGTGTTTATTAGAAATTACTTAATCAACGAAATGACGGTATCAGTGAATCAGTACCATAAAAGAGCAACCCACTATGTACGGGCTAAGGCCCAATCCCATGTTGTACATGCTCTAGAGTCCGAGTTAAGTGAGCCGGAGTGGACCATAGTGAAAAGAGGAAGAAATCAAAAATCGGCCACCGTACCTAAAAATGCAGATTTGACAGAGTATAAATATGCTACTGGATTCGAAGCACTACTGGGATATTTGTTCTATATAGGGCAGTACGATCGGCTACACTATTTAATGAGCAAAGCTGTTGCATTGATTAATCATGATTTGGGGGATCAAAATGGATAA
- the thyX gene encoding FAD-dependent thymidylate synthase, with product MKVSLITYTPEPEKLVAGAAKLCYSPSGINELMSNLEEGNVEKFIAMLAIMGHESPFEHINFTFGIEGVSRSLTHQLVRHRIGSSYSQKSQRYVNEGGFEYIIPPQIGGIPEAKALYIKTMENDQLAYDELTNILFEKHYKDYLDKGKNEKAAKSAAEKQAIEDARYVLPNSCETKIVVTMNARALFNFFRKRCCNRAQWEIRDLAIEMMKLVVDVAPNVFKIAGPGCVTGKCPEGNMSCGEMEAVREKFKSISNR from the coding sequence ATGAAGGTCAGCTTGATCACTTATACACCAGAGCCGGAAAAGTTAGTTGCAGGTGCTGCAAAGCTATGCTACTCACCTAGTGGCATTAACGAGCTGATGAGCAATCTGGAAGAAGGTAATGTGGAGAAGTTCATTGCAATGCTAGCGATTATGGGACATGAATCTCCATTTGAACATATTAATTTTACCTTTGGTATCGAAGGTGTATCCAGAAGCTTAACCCATCAATTGGTGCGCCATCGTATAGGCTCGAGCTATTCTCAAAAGAGTCAGCGCTATGTGAATGAAGGCGGCTTTGAATATATCATCCCACCACAGATCGGAGGCATACCAGAAGCCAAGGCACTTTATATTAAGACCATGGAAAATGATCAATTGGCTTACGATGAGCTGACCAATATCTTATTTGAAAAGCATTATAAGGACTACTTAGATAAGGGAAAAAATGAAAAAGCAGCAAAGAGCGCAGCGGAGAAGCAGGCCATTGAAGATGCCAGATATGTTCTGCCCAATAGCTGTGAAACGAAAATTGTTGTAACCATGAATGCCAGGGCTTTATTTAATTTCTTTAGAAAAAGATGCTGCAATCGTGCACAATGGGAAATCAGAGATCTTGCCATAGAAATGATGAAGCTTGTAGTAGATGTTGCACCGAATGTATTTAAAATTGCAGGTCCTGGTTGTGTTACAGGCAAATGTCCAGAAGGCAATATGAGCTGTGGCGAAATGGAAGCTGTGAGAGAAAAATTTAAAAGTATTTCGAACCGATAG
- the rlmB gene encoding 23S rRNA (guanosine(2251)-2'-O)-methyltransferase RlmB — translation MSMDNIAGRNPVMEALKSGREIDKILIAKGTEGGSLIKIIGKAKDRGIPIQYVERQKLNEMSSSDVHQGIIATVAAYEYCEVEDILENAKSKGRDPFLLILDEIMDPHNLGSMMRTADAVGVDGIIIPKRRSVGLTSTVAKSSAGAIEYVPVAKVSNIAQTIDKIKDMGIWVAGADMSGSKEHYNMDLKGPLALVIGNEGEGISRLIKEKCDFLIKLPMVGQVSSLNASVAAAVLMYEVFRQRSHSDIQK, via the coding sequence ATGTCTATGGATAATATAGCAGGTAGAAATCCCGTGATGGAAGCGCTAAAATCAGGAAGAGAAATCGATAAAATTTTAATTGCCAAGGGAACAGAAGGGGGTTCTTTAATTAAGATCATTGGAAAAGCCAAGGATCGAGGGATACCAATTCAATACGTGGAGAGACAGAAACTGAATGAAATGTCCAGCTCCGATGTACACCAAGGAATTATTGCCACGGTGGCCGCATACGAATACTGTGAAGTAGAGGATATTCTAGAGAATGCAAAGAGTAAAGGGAGGGATCCTTTCCTATTGATTTTAGATGAGATCATGGATCCTCATAATCTGGGCTCCATGATGAGAACTGCCGATGCCGTTGGTGTAGATGGGATTATCATCCCTAAAAGACGCTCTGTAGGACTCACTTCTACCGTGGCAAAAAGCTCCGCCGGTGCAATTGAATATGTTCCGGTAGCGAAGGTTTCCAACATTGCACAGACCATCGATAAGATTAAGGATATGGGCATATGGGTTGCAGGAGCCGATATGAGCGGTTCGAAGGAACATTACAATATGGACTTAAAAGGACCTTTAGCACTTGTCATCGGCAACGAAGGCGAAGGGATTTCTAGGCTTATTAAAGAAAAATGTGACTTTTTGATAAAACTTCCCATGGTAGGTCAGGTATCTTCATTGAATGCATCGGTAGCTGCCGCTGTTCTGATGTATGAGGTGTTTAGACAACGATCGCATTCGGATATTCAGAAGTAG
- a CDS encoding NYN domain-containing protein, with product MKEYLILDGYNVINSWPELERLMSQSLEVARTDLIGKMAEYRAYKGINVIIVFDAYLVKGSNRSNEKLQGVEIVFTKEKETADAYIERLITQLSSNRNRVSVVTNDWVEQQMVLGGGATRVSVREMVLEFDQIKNKIHKKIESTKKQKETLSDRIDPAILEKLEKIRRKL from the coding sequence TTGAAAGAATATTTGATATTAGATGGCTATAATGTGATTAATTCCTGGCCTGAGCTAGAAAGGCTAATGAGCCAAAGTTTAGAAGTAGCACGAACTGATCTCATTGGTAAAATGGCAGAATATCGGGCATATAAAGGAATTAACGTCATTATTGTATTCGATGCATACCTTGTAAAAGGCAGCAATCGAAGCAATGAGAAGTTACAGGGTGTAGAAATCGTGTTTACAAAAGAAAAAGAAACTGCGGATGCGTACATAGAGCGATTAATTACGCAGCTTTCCAGCAATCGAAATCGAGTATCCGTTGTGACCAACGATTGGGTAGAGCAGCAAATGGTTTTAGGTGGAGGAGCCACCAGAGTTTCTGTTCGGGAAATGGTTTTGGAATTTGATCAAATTAAAAATAAAATTCATAAAAAAATAGAATCCACAAAAAAACAAAAAGAGACATTATCCGACAGAATTGACCCAGCCATCTTAGAAAAACTTGAAAAAATAAGGCGGAAGCTATGA
- the sigH gene encoding RNA polymerase sporulation sigma factor SigH has translation MSVGIAKDTAENYEVLDEVMVEIAKEGDLEALEYLIKKYKNFVRAKARSYFLIGADREDIVQEGMIGLYKAIRDFKPDKLSSFRAFAELCITRQIITAIKTATRQKHIPLNSYVSLNKPIYDEESDRTLLDVISGQKVTDPEELVVSREELGHIEDKIGEILSDLELKVLMLYLEGRSYQEIAGDLERHVKSIDNALQRVKRKLEKYLESRDE, from the coding sequence TTGAGCGTTGGGATAGCGAAAGATACTGCTGAAAACTATGAAGTGCTAGATGAGGTTATGGTTGAAATTGCAAAAGAAGGTGATCTAGAGGCTTTAGAATATTTAATTAAGAAATATAAAAATTTTGTTAGAGCCAAAGCGAGATCTTACTTTTTAATTGGAGCTGATAGAGAGGATATTGTTCAGGAGGGAATGATCGGCCTATACAAAGCCATTCGTGACTTTAAACCGGACAAACTATCTTCATTTAGGGCCTTTGCTGAACTATGTATTACACGACAAATCATTACCGCCATAAAGACGGCAACGAGACAGAAACATATTCCCTTAAACTCCTACGTATCTTTAAATAAACCAATCTATGATGAAGAATCGGACAGGACGCTACTGGATGTAATCTCTGGACAAAAAGTTACGGACCCAGAAGAGTTGGTGGTTTCTAGAGAAGAACTGGGACATATAGAGGATAAAATTGGAGAAATTTTAAGTGACTTAGAATTAAAAGTTCTAATGCTTTATTTGGAAGGAAGGTCTTATCAGGAAATTGCTGGAGATTTAGAACGACATGTAAAGTCCATAGACAATGCGCTCCAGAGAGTAAAGAGAAAGCTAGAGAAATATTTAGAGTCTAGAGATGAATAG
- the tuf gene encoding elongation factor Tu: MAKEKFDRSKPHVNIGTIGHVDHGKTTLTAAITNTLNTRYGTGAAVAFDKIDKAPEERERGITISTSHVEYETPNRHYAHVDCPGHADYVKNMITGAAQMDGAILVCSAADGPMPQTREHILLSRQVGVPYIVVFLNKCDMVDDEELLELVEMEVRDLLNEYEFPGDDTPIVRGSALQALNDPAGPWGDKIVELFEHIDTYIPEPTRAIDKSFLMPVEDVFSITGRGTVATGRVERGIIKVQDEVELVGLQEDSRKIVVTGVEMFRKLLDQAQAGDNVGLLLRGIQRTEIQRGQVLCKPGTIKPHTKFKAEVYVLKKEEGGRHTPFFDGYRPQFYFRTTDVTGATKLPDGMEMVMPGDNVTMEIDLIHPIAIEEGLRFAIREGGRTVGSGVVASIIE; this comes from the coding sequence ATGGCAAAGGAAAAATTCGACAGAAGTAAACCCCATGTAAACATTGGAACAATTGGACACGTAGACCATGGAAAAACAACATTAACAGCAGCAATCACAAATACATTAAACACAAGATATGGAACAGGAGCAGCAGTAGCATTCGATAAAATCGATAAAGCTCCAGAAGAAAGAGAAAGAGGAATCACAATTTCAACATCTCACGTAGAGTACGAAACACCAAACAGACACTACGCACACGTAGACTGCCCAGGTCACGCGGACTACGTAAAGAACATGATCACAGGAGCAGCACAAATGGACGGAGCAATCCTAGTATGTTCAGCAGCAGATGGTCCAATGCCACAAACAAGAGAGCATATCCTATTATCAAGACAAGTAGGTGTACCATACATCGTAGTATTCTTAAACAAATGTGATATGGTAGATGACGAAGAATTATTAGAGTTAGTAGAGATGGAAGTAAGAGATCTATTAAACGAGTATGAATTCCCAGGAGACGATACACCAATCGTAAGAGGATCAGCATTACAAGCATTAAATGATCCAGCAGGCCCATGGGGAGATAAGATCGTAGAATTATTCGAGCATATCGACACATATATTCCTGAACCAACAAGAGCAATAGACAAATCATTCCTAATGCCAGTAGAGGACGTATTCTCAATTACAGGTAGAGGAACAGTAGCAACAGGAAGAGTAGAAAGAGGAATCATCAAGGTACAAGACGAAGTTGAGTTAGTAGGACTTCAAGAAGATTCAAGAAAGATTGTAGTAACAGGAGTAGAGATGTTCAGAAAGTTATTAGACCAAGCGCAAGCAGGAGATAACGTAGGATTACTATTAAGAGGAATCCAAAGAACAGAGATCCAAAGAGGACAAGTATTATGTAAGCCAGGAACAATCAAACCACATACAAAGTTCAAGGCAGAGGTATACGTATTAAAGAAAGAAGAAGGTGGAAGACATACACCATTCTTCGATGGATACAGACCACAATTCTACTTTAGAACAACAGACGTAACAGGTGCAACAAAGTTACCAGACGGAATGGAAATGGTAATGCCAGGAGATAACGTAACAATGGAAATCGACTTAATTCACCCAATCGCAATAGAAGAAGGACTAAGATTTGCGATTCGTGAAGGTGGAAGAACAGTAGGATCCGGCGTAGTTGCTTCTATCATCGAATAA